The nucleotide sequence GCCAAGATGGTGCATCAATCTCGGCCATTAATCCGGCGGCTACCGGACCCTATACTAACCGGTGATCGATCACGGCTGGCCGACGCCACCCCAACACAGGTGAACTCGCCGGAACGTAACTCCCAGTCGCCTAAAGTTTGGAGGAAGCTCGAGCCCGACGGTGTCGGACTAGCCATCGTGGCGGCCCTCGAGAGGACCCGCGGCGGGAGTCCCGCTAACGTGGTCGTTAGCACGGCCACGTCGCCGATCGCGATCACTCCGTCGAGGACTAGCCGGCGTAGAGGGTGTCCGGAGGTATCTGAACTGTGCTCCAGCGGTGGAAGTTGTGAAAAAGGGAAAGGCGGTGGAGATTTAGGAGAGCGGGTGATGGATTTCTATTGCGAGTCCCTGTCGCCGCCGACGCCCGGAGAATTTGGGGGGTTTCAGGTGGCTGATTTCCTTAGCCACTGCCACCTGTGTAGGAAGAGACTCCATGGAAAGGATATCTACATGTATAGGTAAATTACACATCTTTTAGTCTCAGATAATTGAAGAGATTGGGATCATCTACTTCTTTGGATGATCAAGAACCAATCTTTCTGTTCTGTGAAATTAGATGCATAGCATACGATGGTATGCTAACGGCGATGCAATCGTTGTTGCAGAGGAGAGAAGGCGTTCTGTAGCATGGAGTGCAGATACCAGCAGATCGTCAGTGACGAGTACCAGGAAAACTGTGGGTCAGAAGCCACGAGACCGACCGAGATATCGAGCTCGCCGTACTCCGGTGACCGGATCTTCTCTCCGGGCATCGTTGTGTCGTGAAGGTGGAATCAAATGAAGGCATCAGAGAGCTTGGAGCTGCAGGAAATCACACCATGTTTACACATGATGATATTAATTAGCATGAGAACAGTGTAATCTGTTGCGTAAGAGAAATTTTGATAGTTATGATCACAAACTAAATCCCAGTTTTTCCTCTTCGAAGGTTTGGGGTTTCTTGGCTCAAGAAATCCATGCTATTATCTTTCATCATGAAGAGCCAAAAAAGATGCATCGAGTTGGGATCACCATACAGAGATGGATGGTGGTTTAACGGAAATTATAGATTTGGTCAACCAGAACAGATATGTAAATTTGATCCAATTCTTCTACCATCTACCATATATTAAAGTTCCTGAGAAAGCTTTGAAGTCTATGCTGATACATGCAAGAAAAAGCTGCTCCTGAAAAATCAAGAAAGATGAGAGTTGGAGCTAAGCTAAGTTCAAAATATCATCTTTTGGGCCAATATTATTTGTatcttaaagtaaaaaaaaatacttatataACAATTTATGAAGATGAATTCTTATGGAAAATAGGCAAAAAGATTGTATGCTCAATGATTGAACTCATGCCCTTGGAAAGAATTTAATAGCAGGAACACAAAGAAGAGCAAGATGAGATGGTATCATCCACAGGATAGTTTTAGAATCCTCAGTTCAATCAGTCACTGAGGCTTTCTTGAGAATTTGGGATGTTTGAACCCTTCATATTTAAACCTAACTAAAAGCTCTCTCAGCTACAAATAAATAGCTTTCTTATTCACTAGTTTACACAATTTATCACTACTTTCCTTTGCACAGAACATACCAAATGTCCAAATTATCTGAAATATATTGATTGTATGCAATTGCAGTGATTTTTTTGGTTAATCAGAAAGAGAATAATGaagaaatattttattcatattttgttACAACAAATACATTGAAAAAAGTTTATCGGGTCATAATAATTAAGATCAAAAGCTTTGTCATAATGGCACTTTGGtaagcagggaaagaggaagtgtTGGTCTGTATGAAATGACTATATCAAGCATCAACATCTGGAGATAAAAAGGAAGGAGAAAGGAGATTACTGAAACATAATGCTGGAAGCTGTTCTACCAAGTAGAAAAGCCGCCGGCGGGCCCCGCCACAACAACGAAGGGCCCGCTTAGGAATTATTGGAGGGTTTCCGTGGTGGCAGGTCGGGGATCGATGCCCAAATCCGAGCCACATGACCAGCTCGAACTGCCCACCCCGACCGCAAAACCGTTTGATCCACCGTTCGTTTACGGTTTCGTCTACCACCAATGGCGAATGCTTCAGTCGCACCATACCCTCATTATGCGCACATCGTTTCGTGAACCTCAGCGGCCACTCGAGACAGCGGCGGAAACGAACAGACTCGCTCACTCGGTCATTTCCTCAAacgtctctcgctctctctctccgcGCGATGTTGAGCTCGGCGGCCACTCGTCGCTTCCTCTCCGCCCTCGCGTCCCGCCACCGTGTCGCCACAGCGGCACCCTCCGCCCTCCGCTGCTTCTCCACCGACGCACCGCCCCTTCCCACCCCTCCCCCGGCCCCCTCCGAGGAGCAGCCGCGGCAGCAGAAAGAGACCTCGGAGGATGATGGCTCGGCCCGCCGGCAGAGGGCCGGATCCAGGACGACAGATGGCGCGGGGAAGTACGAGGAGGAGCAAGCTCGGGTCCTCCGCGCGGCCCTTCCTCACGTCGTATGCCTTCGATGCACTCAAGCTCGTGCTTCTTGACTGTGTGCTAAGATCTGCGTTTCTCGATCTCGCGTGACATTTGAGGTGTTGCAGATGAGGATGGGATGGAGCGAGTCCGCGATGATCGCTGGGGCGAGAGACGCGGGCGTGTCCCCGGCCATTGTCGGCTCGATTCCTCGTAAAGAAGCCGCACTTGTTGAGGTAAACAGACGCAGCTTTGTCGATTGGTCTGAGATCAATGcctacctcacccttttctgtttGATACTTCTGAAATAGGCTATTCTTGTACATTCTTTCAAGTAATTAGAGCTGATTCGTGATTGTAGATGGCATTTGGTTTTGCCGTGCCTTATTTGTTTTAGAATGTTATGAAACTCCACTGAAccttatggatcaattgcaagtttGAATTTCTGAATGGAAACTACATATCTGGGTTTCGGATTAGGTTGCAGAGTTTCTGGGACTGTAATTGGTAAAAACAAAATTGGGATTATTGTTCATAATTCTAGGTTGCCAGCTAGTTCTTGATCGATAAAATAGCCTCAATGCTTAGGTTATGCTTGCATAGAATTGACattcatgtacacctgttttcttGTTCTTGAAGAGTTGGATAAGATCTAGATCAAGGCACTCCCTGTATACTGGCTGAGACAAATCAAAAGTTTGATGTAGCCATAGTTTAAAATTGTCGGCACTGGCACGTCATGCTCTAACATGTGGTTCTTCATGCCGATTCAATTATTGCCGAATGACTTTTCTGTCcgagtagtttttttttttgggtttattATAGTATTTAAATAAATGAGGAACAACCCTATTTGAGATCAACATGAGGAAATCTCATATTTAATTCGTAAATAAAGAAGTTCAGTCTTCCAATCTCAGTTGGAAATTTATTTTGTACCTAGGATTAGATGTATAGAATCTTATATGATATGTTTTAGAGTTTGAACTTTTTTTGTACTTATGTAAACATATCTCCGATGATTGGGGCATTCATTGCGTAGATTGAATTTTTATACTAACATTCCTTTTCAAGGAAGTCTATCCCAACATTCTTAGGCATAGAATTTTGGCAATATGATTATTACACaaagtttaaaataaaattactTGAGTCAAGAATATTCGACTAATCATTATTAGCGACATGTTAAACAGGTTTTGTAGCTCTGGTGTAGAATGTC is from Musa acuminata AAA Group cultivar baxijiao chromosome BXJ3-8, Cavendish_Baxijiao_AAA, whole genome shotgun sequence and encodes:
- the LOC103995837 gene encoding FCS-Like Zinc finger 13, which gives rise to MVHQSRPLIRRLPDPILTGDRSRLADATPTQVNSPERNSQSPKVWRKLEPDGVGLAIVAALERTRGGSPANVVVSTATSPIAITPSRTSRRRGCPEVSELCSSGGSCEKGKGGGDLGERVMDFYCESLSPPTPGEFGGFQVADFLSHCHLCRKRLHGKDIYMYRGEKAFCSMECRYQQIVSDEYQENCGSEATRPTEISSSPYSGDRIFSPGIVVS